In a genomic window of Myotis daubentonii chromosome 18, mMyoDau2.1, whole genome shotgun sequence:
- the DUSP23 gene encoding dual specificity protein phosphatase 23 → MSSGRAPGTAGSSEAPAPVVGVQPPNFSWVIPGRLAGLALPRLPAHYQFLLDQGVRHLVSLTERGPPHGDSCPGLTLHRLRIPDFYPPAPEQVDRFVQIVDEANDQGEAVGVHCALGFGRTGTMLACYLVKEQGLAAGDAIAEIRRLRPGSIETYEQEKAVFQFYQRTK, encoded by the exons ATGTCGTCGGGGCGTGCCCCCGGGACTGCGGGGTCCTCGGAGGCGCCGGCGCCGG TCGTGGGCGTGCAGCCCCCCAACTTCTCGTGGGTGATTCCGGGCCGGCTGGCGGGGCTGGCGCTGCCCCGGCTCCCCGCCCACTACCAGTTCCTGCTGGACCAGGGCGTGCGGCACCTGGTGTCCCTGACCGAGCGCGGGCCCCCGCACGGGGACAGCTGCCCCGGCCTCACGCTGCACCGGCTGCGCATCCCGGACTTCTATCCGCCCGCCCCGGAGCAGGTCGACCGCTTCGTGCAGATCGTGGACGAGGCGAACGACCAGGGAGAG gctgtgggagtgcactgtgCCCTGGGCTTTGGCCGCACGGGCACCATGCTGGCCTGTTACCTGGTCAAggagcagggcctggctgctggAGACGCCATCGCTGAAATCCGGCGGCTTCGACCCGGCTCCATCGAGACATACGAGCAGGAGAAAGCGGTCTTCCAGTTCTACCAGCGAACTAAATAG